In Acidobacteriota bacterium, a single genomic region encodes these proteins:
- a CDS encoding methyltransferase domain-containing protein, which translates to MKPFATRVIPAMATAAAVACLALPARAQQTALTDAQLKSAEIEVPRLVELLELKPGVTVADVGAGFGAWTARLSTVAGPGGRVYATEVGAAQLAALREMVQRERLTNVTVVEASEDAANLPAACCDAILIRDVYHHLTRPEDIIRSVAASLKPGGRLAIVDFPPRPNSEVPRGVPANRNGHGVPPEVVEREAGAALTHVRTVLMWSPESQPASLFLSLFRKP; encoded by the coding sequence ATGAAGCCCTTCGCCACCCGCGTCATCCCCGCCATGGCCACCGCCGCGGCAGTCGCCTGCCTCGCGCTTCCCGCCCGAGCGCAGCAGACCGCGCTGACCGACGCGCAGCTGAAGTCCGCAGAGATCGAGGTTCCGCGGCTCGTGGAGCTGCTGGAATTGAAGCCGGGCGTGACCGTCGCGGACGTGGGCGCGGGCTTCGGCGCATGGACGGCGCGGCTGTCGACGGTCGCCGGCCCGGGCGGGCGCGTGTACGCCACCGAAGTGGGTGCCGCCCAGCTCGCGGCGCTGCGCGAGATGGTGCAACGTGAGCGGCTGACGAACGTGACTGTCGTGGAGGCGTCGGAAGACGCCGCGAATCTGCCGGCCGCCTGCTGCGACGCCATCCTGATCCGCGACGTGTATCACCACCTCACGCGCCCCGAGGACATCATTCGCAGCGTCGCCGCGTCGCTGAAACCGGGGGGCAGGCTCGCGATCGTCGACTTCCCGCCGAGGCCGAACTCGGAGGTCCCCCGCGGCGTTCCCGCGAACCGGAACGGCCACGGCGTGCCGCCGGAGGTGGTGGAACGCGAGGCCGGAGCCGCCTTGACGCACGTCAGGACAGTCCTGATGTGGTCGCCTGAGAGCCAGCCGGCTTCGCTGTTCCTGTCGCTCTTCCGAAAGCCGTAG
- the mscL gene encoding large conductance mechanosensitive channel protein MscL gives MLREFREFVSRGNVLDLAVAVIIGAAFGRIVTALVEGVLMPPIGLVLGNVDFSSLFVVLDHSKGTPESLAAAKTAGVPVIAYGAFINEIVNFLIVAFAIFLVVKQANRLKQPVAPTMKECPKCLSAIPLAARRCSACCADL, from the coding sequence ATGCTGAGAGAATTCCGGGAGTTCGTGTCGCGCGGCAACGTGCTCGATCTTGCCGTGGCGGTCATCATCGGCGCGGCGTTCGGCAGGATTGTGACGGCGCTCGTCGAGGGCGTGTTGATGCCGCCGATCGGGCTGGTCCTCGGCAACGTGGACTTCTCGAGCCTCTTCGTCGTCCTCGATCACAGCAAGGGTACGCCGGAATCGCTGGCGGCCGCGAAGACCGCGGGCGTGCCGGTCATCGCGTACGGCGCGTTCATCAACGAGATCGTGAACTTTCTGATCGTCGCCTTCGCGATTTTTCTTGTCGTGAAACAGGCGAACCGGCTCAAGCAGCCGGTGGCCCCGACCATGAAGGAATGCCCGAAGTGCCTGTCGGCCATTCCGCTCGCGGCGCGGCGCTGCTCCGCGTGCTGCGCCGACCTGTAG